A section of the Rhizobium sp. Pop5 genome encodes:
- the rseP gene encoding RIP metalloprotease RseP — MEAVTGIFGFLTGYIVPFVLVLSLLVFVHEMGHYLVGRWSGIRILAFSVGFGPEIFGFTDRHGTRWKISLIPLGGYVRFFGDEDASSKPDADKLAAMSEEDRARSFAGAKLWKRAATVAAGPIANFLLAIAIFTILFAVYGRTVADPVVAEVKPDSAASAAGILPGDLLVAIDGGKVETFDDVRRYVSIRPNQKIVVTIERSGQKLDLPMVPQRTDMTDQFGNKIEVGLIGIVTNQEVGHFRLQTYTPLQALREGVIQTRDIVTGTFKYIGNLLTGSMRADQLGGPIRVAQASGQMATLGIGAVLQLAAVLSVSIGLLNLMPVPVLDGGHLMFYAVEAVRGKPLGSAAQEIAFRIGLAMVLTLMVFATWNDISALIG; from the coding sequence ATGGAAGCGGTGACCGGCATATTCGGATTTTTGACGGGCTATATCGTTCCGTTCGTCCTCGTGCTCTCGCTGCTCGTCTTCGTGCATGAGATGGGCCACTATCTCGTCGGGCGCTGGAGCGGAATCCGCATCCTCGCCTTTTCGGTCGGCTTCGGTCCTGAAATTTTCGGCTTCACCGACCGCCACGGAACGCGCTGGAAGATTTCGCTGATCCCGCTCGGCGGCTACGTCCGGTTCTTCGGCGACGAGGATGCCTCGAGCAAACCCGACGCCGACAAGCTCGCTGCCATGTCCGAGGAGGACAGGGCACGTTCCTTTGCCGGCGCAAAGCTGTGGAAACGTGCGGCAACCGTCGCGGCCGGCCCGATCGCCAATTTCCTGCTGGCGATCGCCATCTTCACCATTCTTTTTGCGGTCTATGGCCGCACCGTCGCCGATCCCGTCGTGGCCGAGGTCAAGCCGGATAGCGCCGCGTCGGCCGCCGGCATCCTTCCCGGCGATCTGCTGGTCGCCATCGACGGCGGCAAGGTTGAGACGTTCGACGACGTGCGCCGGTATGTCAGCATCCGCCCGAACCAGAAGATCGTCGTGACGATCGAGCGTAGCGGCCAGAAACTCGACCTGCCGATGGTGCCGCAACGCACCGATATGACGGACCAGTTCGGCAACAAGATCGAGGTGGGGCTGATCGGGATCGTCACCAATCAGGAAGTCGGCCACTTCCGTCTTCAGACCTATACGCCGCTCCAGGCGCTGCGCGAAGGCGTGATCCAGACCCGGGATATCGTGACCGGCACCTTCAAATATATCGGCAATCTTCTGACCGGATCGATGCGGGCCGATCAATTGGGCGGACCGATCCGCGTGGCGCAAGCTTCGGGCCAGATGGCTACGCTTGGAATAGGTGCCGTGCTGCAGCTCGCTGCGGTGCTTTCGGTTTCGATAGGATTGCTTAACCTGATGCCGGTTCCGGTACTTGATGGCGGCCACCTGATGTTCTATGCGGTGGAGGCCGTGAGGGGGAAACCGC